One Gossypium raimondii isolate GPD5lz chromosome 3, ASM2569854v1, whole genome shotgun sequence genomic window carries:
- the LOC128039932 gene encoding uncharacterized protein LOC128039932 — MAPFEALYGRRCRTPLCWAELHKKKIGGPKMVCETDNKVGKHIFLKVSPWKKFVRFGHKKKISPRFIDLFEVVERASPVAYRLKLPSEIDKIDDVFHVSILRRYCIDSSHVVVVDEVEVRPDLTYEEEPVKIMAREVKVL; from the exons ATGGCACCCTTTGAAGCACTATATGGAAGGAGGTGTCGAACACCTCTATGTTGGGCTGAGTTACATAAGAAGAAAATTGGTGGACCTAAAATGGTTTGCGAAACAGACAACAAG GTGGGCAAGCACATATTTCTGAAGGTATCACCATGGAagaaatttgtaagatttggGCATAAAAAGAAGATAAGCCCAAGGTTTATTGATCTTTTTGAAGTAGTGGAAAGAGCTAGTCCTGTAGCTTATCGACTCAAGTTACCCAGCGAAATCGACAAGATAGatgatgtttttcatgtgtctataTTAAGGAGGTATTGCATAGACTCATCTCATGTAGTAGTAGTAGATGAAGTTGAAGTGCGACCTGATTTAACTTACGAGGAAGAGCCAGTGAAGATTATGGCACGCGAGGTGAAAGTCCTGTGA